Proteins from a single region of Hordeum vulgare subsp. vulgare chromosome 6H, MorexV3_pseudomolecules_assembly, whole genome shotgun sequence:
- the LOC123406338 gene encoding phosphatidylinositol transfer protein 3-like, producing MFHRKRASHFNSDDSEQRQAKINELRAALGPMSARGEKYCSEACLVRYLEARNNVDKSRKMLEESLKWRAVSRPEDIRWPDVSVEAETGKMYRATFTDREGRAVVIMRPAKQNTSSHEGQLLYLIYTLENAVLSLPEG from the exons atgttccATAGGAAGCGGGCCTCTCATTTCAATTCAGATGATTCTGAGCAGCGACAAGCAAAG ATCAACGAACTGAGAGCTGCACTTGGGCCTATGTCTGCCCGTGGCGAGAAGTACTGCAGTGAAGCATGCTTGGTTAGGTATCTCGAAGCACGCAACAATGTTGACAAATCTCGGAAAATGTTGGAAGAAAGTCTCAAGTGGAGGGCAGTTAGCAGGCCTGAGGATATTCGCTGG CCTGATGTTTCTGTGGAAGCAGAAACAGGTAAAATGTACAGGGCAACTTTCACAGATAGAGAGGGGAGAGCCGTCGTTATTATGAGACCTGCAAAGCAG AATACGTCATCTCATGAGGGGCAGTTGCTGTATCTTATATATACCCTGGAGAATGCAGTTCTCAGCCTGCCTGAGGGTTGA